gtgtcttctatttttatttgctgtatcTGGCAACCCTAGTGGGGAGGGGGCCTGTGGGTGGTTCTGGGGATTCAGTGGTGCATGGGGAGGGGTTGGGGAATGTTGTGAGGATGCAATGGAGCCTGGGGAGGGtatgggtggggaggaggtggtCTTGGGTGCAGAGAGGGGCCCAGGGCTCACCGGCAGATGATCTTCTCTGTGCGGATGGCCCGATTTCCCACCCCAAGTCGGAGCTTGCGGTTGAGTTGAAGCGCAAACCACACGTCGGAGCGCTCGGGAGTCAGGTCCCATGCTGTGTCCCCCTCTTTGTTCCGCAGCTCAGGGTTGGCCCCACGTGACAGGAATAACCTGAAGAGGGGACAGGATGCCCAATGCAGGGTCTGAGGCTGCAAGAAGTGGGGGCAGGGGCATCAAGGGCGGGGCAGGGGCTCACAGCACGCAGTCATGGTAGCTCTCCCGAGCTGCGATGTGCAGGGGGGTGTCCCCATGGTAGTTGACAGCATGGAGGTCACAGCGCGCATTCAGAAGGACTTCGGCGATGGCGGCGCTGCCCGTGAAGGAGGCCCAGTGCAGGCAGATGTTCTCCTCCTGTGGAGGTAGGAGGGGAACAGATGAGGTGCAGGCAGCTGGGCCCTTGAATCCAGCCTCCACCTTGCTCAGGGGCCTGGGGCTGCCCTACCTCAACCAAACGCTCACTCACGTTGTCAGTGAGGGTGACGTCGGCGCCCCGCGTCAGTAGCATGCGGATCACCTCGATGTGCTTGTGCTCTGCAGCCCAGATGATGGGCGTCCACCCCCCACTGTCCTGTgggtgggaagggagtgagggtgGGGGCAGCTGGCCCTGCTCACCAAAGCAGCAAATGGTCAAGATTGGCTGTGTGtgtgaatcccagctccaccattcACAAGCTGTGGGACcctgggtaagtcacttaacGTCTCTGGGTCgcagtttcttcatctaaaaaatgGGACTAGtagggtcgggcgcggtggctcatgcctgtaatcccagcactttgggaggccgaggcgggcggatcacgaggtcaggagatggaggccattgtggccaacacggtgaaaccctgtctctactaaaaaatagaaaaaattagctgggcgtggtggcaggcgcctgtagtcccagctactagggaggctgaggcagaatggcgtgaacccgggaggcggagcttgcagtgagccaagatcgtgccactgcactccagcctgggcgacagagcaagactccgtctcaaaaaacaaacaaacaaaaatgggacTAGTAGCGTCTACCATCTGAtgccagagagaaaataaagtaattgTTCTCTTTCCAAAAAATACAGCCAGGAGCTGGtcatggaggtgcatgcctgtagtcccagctactcatgtgactgagatgggagggttgcttgagcccaggatttcgaggctgcagagagctatgactGTCTGTGAACTgctactgtacttcagcctgggtgacatagcaagaccctgtctcttaaaagaaaaaacgAACAAAAATTTCCTAAGTCTGCCCACTCAAAAGTCCTAGAAGCAGCGACAACCCAATAACAATAAACACTCCTAGGAACATAGATTGTATTCTCTAAAAAATGCttctggccgggcgctgtggctcacgaggtcaggagttcaagatcagcctggccaatatggtgaaaccccgtctctactaaaaatacaaaaattagccgggcatggtggtgggcgcctgtaatcccagctactcgggaggctgaggcaggagaatggcgtgaacctgggaggcggagcttgcagtaagctgtgatcacgccattgcactccagcctgggcaacagagtgagactccgtctcaaaaaaaaaaaaaaaagtttcccataAAGGAAGCAGAGTTTCTTAGAGAAATGGTGGATTCTGAGTTGGGGGCAGGAAATGTGCTGAAAGGTCAGGAGGCTCTCAAAGGCCACTGGGCCACTGGGTCATGTCACAGCCACAGAGGCCTCTTAAAGGGGCTTCTTCTGGACAATGATGGAATAATTCAAAGACTGAGAAGAATGCCAATAAATGACTAAAACACATCCAATGTATGACAACCCAAGAGTTAATAAAAAGCCTCACTGGACACTTTCAGAGATTAAGACAGGAACTGATTATTCTGAAACttgataaagagaaagaaacgagaaagaaaagaatgaagagaaatacaaatgaggaagaagaaagcaaTGAGGACAGACACGAGCAGTGTGAGGTCAGATGTAGGAAAGGCGGCCCAAAGCCTGAGGCCAAGCCAAGGAACCCAGGCACCAGGGACccagaggggctgggctgggtgggccGCTGACCTGGGCGTTGACGTCCACCTGTCCTGTGCTCAGCAGCAGGCTGACCATCTCCAAGTTCCCGATTTTGGCTGCGTGGTGGAGGCAGGTGGAACCGTCCTCCTCCTGAGGGAGACACGGGCAAATGAGCCTTTGGGCTGGCACCCCAAACCTGGTCCCTGACTCCGGGGGCCACGCCCTGCTGCCTGCGCGCACACCTTGCTATAGACACAGCCACCACGCTGCACCATGTAACGGGCTACCTCCAGGTGGTTGTTCACCACGGCCTCCATCAGTGGCGTCCGCTGCTGTTTGTCCACTGCATTTATGTTGGCTCCAGCCTGTGAGGGGGCAGGAGGGCTGGCACCAGGGAGgcatggggcaggggaggggcctAAGGGCCTGGTGAATGAGGCATGGGGCCGGGCCCGTGCTGACCTGCAGCAGCACATGGCAGATCTCCACGGAGCCCTTCTGGGCGGCTGCATGCAGGGGCGTGCGCTTGCTCTGCTGGTCGCTCTGGAAGTTGGGGTCCAGGTTGTCCACTGCGGGGAGAGCCCGCCACACCGGGAGAGGGAGGGACAAGTGGTAAGCAAGCTAGGGGGCAGGTGGCACTTCTTTCAGGAAGGCTTCTCAGGGCCCCAAGCTGGATCAGGGCCCCTCCTGGCATTCTCCGAGCTTGCCTCCACCACAGCATTTATCAGAATAAGGAGTCAAAGGCATCAGCTCTGCCTGAATTCAAACCCTGCCTTGCTTCTCAGTACCACTGTGCACTGTGCAAGGTCCCTAACCTCTCTGTGCAAGCCAAGGCTAACAGGTATAAGCACTCAGAACAGGACCCAGCACCTATGAGTCACCACATCCCCATCGTTATGGGTTACATGTGTCTTTTCCCCACCACACTAAGTCCTTCAGGGCAAGGACTGTGTCCTTCACGACTGTACTCCTGGCCCTGTACCCAGTGCCTGGTATATACATGAAGCTTGGTCAAGGTCTGCTGAAGGAATGGGTGGCACTCACACAGCATCAGGATCACCTTCTGCAGCTCGCCCTGCTTCACGGACAGGTACAACTGCCGAGGGTGGAAACGGAGCTTCTTCCGCCTGCCAAGGGAGCACGGGAGCGGGGAGAGAAGGGGAGCTCCTCAGATTCCAGCATCAGCCTCGACACcactcctctggcctcagccccaGTTGCTGTGCCTGAGCAACTCCCCACTCACCTCTCTGACTCCTGGATGACCAGGGCCTTTTCCAGGGCCTCCCGGCCTGGCCCCAGTGGCAGCCCCACGGCTGAAAGGCAGCCCCCATTGGGCAGGGTCAGGGAGGGCCCTGAGCTGTCAATGGTGTCAGCCAGGGGATCGCAGGGCGGGCGCCGGGGTTCCCCATGCCCTCGCATCCGGGCACTGTGGAAGAAGGAGCTCATGTCCAGGAGCAataggggtgggggagggaacaGACAGTACAGAAGGGGGAGGCCAGTACCTGGGCTGAGAAGTGTCTGCTCTCCCGGGGACATCCTGGGACAGGGGTGGGGGTGCAGGAGCTGCAGTGCCGGCCGGTGGGGTCACCCCGTCACCCCGGGGGATGGTCACCTCTTGAGCTTCAGAAGCATCCTCCCCACAGTGGGGACAGAAGACCATCCCATTCAGCTGAGACACACAGGCCTTGTGGAAGCGGTGGGCCACACGGAAGTCAGGGTGGCACTCCAGGAAGGTGCCCTGGGAGCAGGGAAACAACATGGTCAGGTTACTGGGGCCCCCTCTGCCACAGGGCATGCTACCTGTCTGCCCCACTGGTCACTCACCGCCGTGCAGAAGTAGCCGCAGCCCGGGCAGCAGTGGTGTTTGACCATGCGGGCGCGGTGGGTCTCACAGAGCACCATCAGGGCCACACGGCTGGATGGCCTCATGGTCTCCCGCTTGAGGATGGCGGCATTGCAGCCTGACAGCTGTGCGCAGTGAGGATGGGTGAGAAGAGAGCGTGAGGCTGGGGCCGGGGACTGGACGCCCTGGCACCTCTCCCACCAGCCCACGGCCCCACCTCTCCGTCCACACTCTCAGTGGCCATGCACTTGTGCCCCGCCCTCTCGCTGATGCGGTCAATCTTGGGTGCCTCCATGCGGCAGCTGCACAGGGGCAACTCCTCAAACCCTCGCTCTGTCTCCAGCGAAGATGTGTCATTGGACACCCCTTGGATGGAGGAAAAGAGGAGCTGAGGGAGGCTCTGCACCTCACCTACTGGGACCCCTGGCGGGTCCTCTCACTCCCTCCCTACCCCACCCCGCCATGCCCCAGAACCCCTAAAGCCTGGCCATGGACACCCCGGCTCTGGCGTGgttcccctccttccctttccctcctgccCTGAGGTCGCCCCCTAGTGGCTCCCTGTCCCGGCAATTGGCAATTACCAGCGTGGTTGGGGGAGAGGGTCCCCTCGCTGGGCAGCTCCAGGGACCCCAGAGGGACCTCCATGTACTCACTGGGGCCTGAGGAGCCCACACCATTCACTcctgacacagagacagagagagtgagagtgcGAGCTCACAGGTGCCTGGACGCGTGGGTACATGCAGGTGGACATGCGAgagcgtgtgtgtgcgtgcacacactctggggggccgggcgggggctggAGGGCACCCAAAAGCAGCAGAGCCTCCTCACCTCGTGGCTCCTTGGCCCGCGGAGGCTCCCGCTTGCGCCGTTTCCGAGACGGCTTCACCCATGGGCTGTCTTTTCGCCATTTCTTCTTGGCCTTGCGCCGGCCACTGGAACCACTctgggaagggggaggaggaggagttagGAACCCTCACCCCCAGGGGCCCCCCCAACACCTTCAGGACCAGACCTCCAGCCCCATAGTCTCCCACTCCTCTGGAGATATCAGCCTCCGTCTCTTACCCTATCTGACTGATTCCCTGactcctcatcttcctcttcttcttcctcttcctcctcctcttcctcttcttcttcttcctcctcttcctcctcctcctcttcacttAGTTGTTCAGTTAGAGCTTCAACTTCAGACTGGGAGAGAGGCAGAACAGACATATCCAACCCCCAGGACTCAGACAATGAGGTGAGTAaagaaaaccaccaccaccattgccCCCCGCCACTACCCACGGATGGCTGCTGGGGATAAGTGTGGGTAGCAGAGGAGACAAAGGGCCACATAAAGAGAGGGtgcatggaatattacacagcagtGAAAAAGTTACAGACAGCAATGTGCACAGATCTTGGTAATGTgatattaagttaaaaaacaaaaagcaagtacCAGAAGATAAACATACTTTGATACCCCTTTTATGATGTTCATAAACAGGCAAGACCACCAATGGTTGCTAAAAACACTAGACACAAAGCTCATGAGAAACTTTATATGAAAGGTTCAGGCTGACATCACCTGAACCCACTGGTCAATCTTATCACTAACAAGAAAAATGACCAGATTAGATGTTCCATGCATCCTGATGTGATGTGGCCAGAAGCACTTGCACCCACTGTCAAGTCTTCTTGGCACCTGAAGCTGATTCCGCCTCTAGATCTATCAGTTTACAAGAAATATGGGCAGAGAGGATGTGTCAATCTCCACCCAATCAGCCAACTCCTAAATGTGAAAAATTCTGTAGGACAACTGAGCTGGTTTCTTTGacaaataaatggcaaaaaaaaaaaatctttcttatttatttattgagttttgctcttgttgcccaggctgcattgcaatggtgtgatctcagctcactgcaacctccacctcctggattcaagcaattctcttgcctcagcctcctgagtagctgggattataggcacccgccaccacacccagctaattttcgtatttttattagagatgtgttttcaccatgttggctaggctggtctcaaactcctgacctcaggtgatccacctgcctcccaaagtgctgggattacaggcgtgagccaccacgcctgggccaaaaaatttttttttagaagatgaggaaatcaggccaggtgtggtggctcacgcctgtaatcccagcgctttgggaggccgaggtgggcagatcacgagatcaggagtttgagaccagcctggccNNNNNNNNNNNNNNNNNNNNNNNNNNNNNNNNNNNNNNNNNNNNNNNNNNNNNNNNNNNNNNNNNNNNNNNNNNNNNNNNNNNNNNNNNNNNNNNNNNNNNNNNNNNNNNNNNNNNNNNNNNNNNNNNNNNNNNNNNNNNNNNNNNNNNNNNNNNNNNNNNNNNNNNNNNNNNNNNNNNNNNNNNNNNNNNNNNNNNNNNNNNNNNNNNNNNNNNNNNNNNNNNNNNNNNNNNNNNNNNNNNNNNNNNNNNNNNNNNNNNNNNNNNNNNNNNNNNNNNNNNNNNNNNNNNNNNNNNNNNNNNNNNNNNNNNNNNNNNNNNNNNNNNNNNNNNNNNNNNNNNNNNNNNNNNNNNNNNNNNNNNNNNNNNNNNNNNNNNNNNNNNNNNNNNNNNNNNNNNNNNNNNNNNNNNNNNNNNNNNNNNNNNNNNNNNNNNNNNNNNNNNNNNNNNNNNNNNNNNNNNNNNNNNNNNNNNNNNNNNNNNNNNNNNNNNNNNNNNNNNNNNNNNNNNNNNNNNNNNNNNNNNNNNNNNNNNNNNNNNNNNNNNNNNNNNNNNNNNNNNNNNNNNNNNNNNNNNNNNNNNNNNNNNNNNNNNNNNNNNNNNNNNNNNNNNNNNNNNNNNNNNNNNNNNNNNNNNNNNNNNNNNNNNNNNNNNNNNNNNNNNNNNNNNNNNNNNNNNNNNNNNNNNNNNNNNNNNNNNNNNNNNNNNNNNNNNNNNNNNNNNNNNNNNNNNNNNNNNNNNNNNNNNNNNNNNNNNNNNNNNNNNNNNNNNNNNNNNNNNNNNNNNNNNNNNNNNNNNNNNNNNNNNNNNNNNNNNNNNNNNNNNNNNNNNNNNNNNNNNNNNNNNNNNNNNNNNNNNNNNNNNNNNNNNNNNNNNNNNNNNNNNNNNNNNNNNNNNNNNNNNNNNNNNNNNNNNNNNNNNNNNNNNNNNNNNNNNNNNNNNNNNNNNNNNNNNNNNNNNNNNNNNNNNNNNNNNNNNNNNNNNNNNNNNNNNNNNNNNNNNNNNNNNNNNNNNNNNNNNNNNNNNNNNNNNNNNNNNNNNNNNNNNNNNNNNNNNNNNNNNNNNNNNNNNNNNNNNNNNNNNNNNNNNNNNNNNNNNNNNNNNNNNNNNNNNNNNNNNNNNNNNNNNNNNNNNNNNNNNNNNNNNNNNNNNNNNNNNNNNNNNNNNNNNNNNNNNNNNNNNNNNNNNNNNNNNNNNNNNNNNNNNNNNNNNNNNNNNNNNNNNNNNNNNNNNNNNNNNNNNNNNNNNNNNNNNNNNNNNNNNNNNNNNNNNNNNNNNNNNNNNNNNNNNNNNNNNNNNNNNNNNNNNNNNNNNNNNNNNNNNNNNNNNNNNNNNNNNNNNNNNNNNNNNNNNNNNNNNNNNNNNNNNNNNNNNNNNNNNNNNNNNNNNNNNNNNNNNNNNNNNNNNNNNNNNNNNNNNNNNNNNNNNNNNNNNNNNNNNNNNNNNNNNNNNNNNNNNNNNNNNNNNNNNNNNNNNNNNNNNNNNNNNNNNNNNNNNNNNNNNNNNNNNNNNNNNNNNNNNNNNNNNNNNNNNNNNNNNNNNNNNNNNNNNNNNNNNNNNNNNNNNNNNNNNNNNNNNNNNNNNNNNNNNNNNNNNNNNNNNNNNNNNNNNNNNNNNNNNNNNNNNNNNNNNNNNNNNNNNNNNNNNNNNNNNNNNNNNNNNNNNNNNNNNNNNNNNNNNNNNNNNNNNNNNNNNNNNNNNNNNNNNNNNNNNNNNNNNNNNNNNNNNNNNNNNNNNNNNNNNNNNNNNNNNNNNNNNNNNNNNNNNNNNNNNNNNNNNNNNNNNNNNNNNNNNNNNNNNNNNNNNNNNNNNNNNNNNNNNN
This Homo sapiens chromosome 6 genomic scaffold, GRCh38.p14 alternate locus group ALT_REF_LOCI_7 HSCHR6_MHC_SSTO_CTG1 DNA region includes the following protein-coding sequences:
- the EHMT2 gene encoding histone-lysine N-methyltransferase EHMT2 isoform a (isoform a is encoded by transcript variant 2; The RefSeq protein aligns at 76% coverage compared to this genomic sequence) is translated as MAAAAGAAAAAAAEGEAPAEMGALLLEKETRGATERVHGSLGDTPRSEETLPKATPDSLEPAGPSSPASVTVTVGDEGADTPVGATPLIGDESENLEGDGDLRGGRILLGHATKSFPSSPSKGGSCPSRAKMSMTGAGKSPPSVQSLAMRLLSMPGAQGAAAAGSEPPPATTSPEGQPKVHRARKTMSKPGNGQPPVPEKRPPEIQHFRMSDDVHSLGKVTSDLAKRRKLNSGGGLSEELGSARRSGEVTLTKGDPGSLEEWETVVGDDFSLYYDSYSVDERVDSDSKSEVEALTEQLSEEEEEEEEEEEEEEEEEEEEEEEEDEESGNQSDRSGSSGRRKAKKKWRKDSPWVKPSRKRRKREPPRAKEPRGVNGVGSSGPSEYMEVPLGSLELPSEGTLSPNHAGVSNDTSSLETERGFEELPLCSCRMEAPKIDRISERAGHKCMATESVDGELSGCNAAILKRETMRPSSRVALMVLCETHRARMVKHHCCPGCGYFCTAGTFLECHPDFRVAHRFHKACVSQLNGMVFCPHCGEDASEAQEVTIPRGDGVTPPAGTAAPAPPPLSQDVPGRADTSQPSARMRGHGEPRRPPCDPLADTIDSSGPSLTLPNGGCLSAVGLPLGPGREALEKALVIQESERRKKLRFHPRQLYLSVKQGELQKVILMLLDNLDPNFQSDQQSKRTPLHAAAQKGSVEICHVLLQAGANINAVDKQQRTPLMEAVVNNHLEVARYMVQRGGCVYSKEEDGSTCLHHAAKIGNLEMVSLLLSTGQVDVNAQDSGGWTPIIWAAEHKHIEVIRMLLTRGADVTLTDNEENICLHWASFTGSAAIAEVLLNARCDLHAVNYHGDTPLHIAARESYHDCVLLFLSRGANPELRNKEGDTAWDLTPERSDVWFALQLNRKLRLGVGNRAIRTEKIICRDVARGYENVPIPCVNGVDGEPCPEDYKYISENCETSTMNIDRNITHLQHCTCVDDCSSSNCLCGQLSIRCWYDKDGRLLQEFNKIEPPLIFECNQACSCWRNCKNRVVQSGIKVRLQLYRTAKMGWGVRALQTIPQGTFICEYVGELISDAEADVREDDSYLFDLDNKDGEVYCIDARYYGNISRFINHLCDPNIIPVRVFMLHQDLRFPRIAFFSSRDIRTGEELGFDYGDRFWDIKSKYFTCQCGSEKCKHSAEAIALEQSRLARLDPHPELLPELGSLPPVNT
- the EHMT2 gene encoding histone-lysine N-methyltransferase EHMT2 isoform h (isoform h is encoded by transcript variant 8; The RefSeq protein aligns at 75% coverage compared to this genomic sequence), which translates into the protein MAAAAGAAAAAAAEGEAPAEMGALLLEKETRGATERVHGSLGDTPRSEETLPKATPDSLEPAGPSSPASVTVTVGDEGADTPVGATPLIGDESENLEGDGDLRGGRILLGHATKSFPSSPSKGGSCPSRAKMSMTGAGKSPPSVQSLAMRLLSMPGAQGAAAAGSEPPPATTSPEGQPKVHRARKTMSKPGNGQPPVPEKRPPEIQHFRMSDDVHSLGKVTSDLAKRRKLNSGGGLSEELGSARRSGEVTLTKGDPGSLEEWETVVGDDFSLYYDSYSVDERVDSDSKSEVEALTEQLSEEEEEEEEEEEEEEEEEEEEEEEEDEESGNQSDRSGSSGRRKAKKKWRKDSPWVKPSRKRRKREPPRAKEPRGVNGVGSSGPSEYMEVPLGSLELPSEGTLSPNHAGVSNDTSSLETERGFEELPLCSCRMEAPKIDRISERAGHKCMATESVDGELSGCNAAILKRETMRPSSRVALMVLCETHRARMVKHHCCPGCGYFCTAGTFLECHPDFRVAHRFHKACVSQLNGMVFCPHCGEDASEAQEVTIPRGDGVTPPAGTAAPAPPPLSQDVPGRADTSQPSARMRGHGEPRRPPCDPLADTIDSSGPSLTLPNGGCLSAVGLPLGPGREALEKALVIQESERRKKLRFHPRQLYLSVKQGELQKVILMLLDNLDPNFQSDQQSKRTPLHAAAQKGSVEICHVLLQAGANINAVDKQQRTPLMEAVVNNHLEVARYMVQRGGCVYSKEEDGSTCLHHAAKIGNLEMVSLLLSTGQVDVNAQDSGGWTPIIWAAEHKHIEVIRMLLTRGADVTLTDNEENICLHWASFTGSAAIAEVLLNARCDLHAVNYHGDTPLHIAARESYHDCVLLFLSRGANPELRNKEGDTAWDLTPERSDVWFALQLNRKLRLGVGNRAIRTEKIICRDVARGYENVPIPCVNGVDGEPCPEDYKYISENCETSTMNIDRNITHLQDGRLLQEFNKIEPPLIFECNQACSCWRNCKNRVVQSGIKVRLQLYRTAKMGWGVRALQTIPQGTFICEYVGELISDAEADVREDDSYLFDLDNKDGEVYCIDARYYGNISRFINHLCDPNIIPVRVFMLHQDLRFPRIAFFSSRDIRTGEELGFDYGDRFWDIKSKYFTCQCGSEKCKHSAEAIALEQSRLARLDPHPELLPELGSLPPVNT
- the EHMT2 gene encoding histone-lysine N-methyltransferase EHMT2 isoform i (isoform i is encoded by transcript variant 9; The RefSeq protein aligns at 75% coverage compared to this genomic sequence); translated protein: MAAAAGAAAAAAAEGEAPAEMGALLLEKETRGATERVHGSLGDTPRSEETLPKATPDSLEPAGPSSPASVTVTVGDEGADTPVGATPLIGDESENLEGDGDLRGGRILLGHATKSFPSSPSKGGSCPSRAKMSMTGAGKSPPSVQSLAMRLLSMPGAQGAAAAGSEPPPATTSPEGQPKVHRARKTMSKPGNGQPPVPEKRPPEIQHFRMSDDVHSLGKVTSDLAKRRKLNSGGGLSEELGSARRSGEVTLTKGDPGSLEEWETVVGDDFSLYYDSYSVDERVDSDSKSEVEALTEQLSEEEEEEEEEEEEEEEEEEEEEEEEDEESGNQSDRSGSSGRRKAKKKWRKDSPWVKPSRKRRKREPPRAKEPRGVSNDTSSLETERGFEELPLCSCRMEAPKIDRISERAGHKCMATESVDGELSGCNAAILKRETMRPSSRVALMVLCETHRARMVKHHCCPGCGYFCTAGTFLECHPDFRVAHRFHKACVSQLNGMVFCPHCGEDASEAQEVTIPRGDGVTPPAGTAAPAPPPLSQDVPGRADTSQPSARMRGHGEPRRPPCDPLADTIDSSGPSLTLPNGGCLSAVGLPLGPGREALEKALVIQESERRKKLRFHPRQLYLSVKQGELQKVILMLLDNLDPNFQSDQQSKRTPLHAAAQKGSVEICHVLLQAGANINAVDKQQRTPLMEAVVNNHLEVARYMVQRGGCVYSKEEDGSTCLHHAAKIGNLEMVSLLLSTGQVDVNAQDSGGWTPIIWAAEHKHIEVIRMLLTRGADVTLTDNVSERLVEEENICLHWASFTGSAAIAEVLLNARCDLHAVNYHGDTPLHIAARESYHDCVLLFLSRGANPELRNKEGDTAWDLTPERSDVWFALQLNRKLRLGVGNRAIRTEKIICRDVARGYENVPIPCVNGVDGEPCPEDYKYISENCETSTMNIDRNITHLQHCTCVDDCSSSNCLCGQLSIRCWYDKDGRLLQEFNKIEPPLIFECNQACSCWRNCKNRVVQSGIKVRLQLYRTAKMGWGVRALQTIPQGTFICEYVGELISDAEADVREDDSYLFDLDNKDGEVYCIDARYYGNISRFINHLCDPNIIPVRVFMLHQDLRFPRIAFFSSRDIRTGEELGFDYGDRFWDIKSKYFTCQCGSEKCKHSAEAIALEQSRLARLDPHPELLPELGSLPPVNT
- the EHMT2 gene encoding histone-lysine N-methyltransferase EHMT2 isoform b (isoform b is encoded by transcript variant 3; The RefSeq protein aligns at 75% coverage compared to this genomic sequence) — its product is MAAAAGAAAAAAAEGEAPAEMGALLLEKETRGATERVHGSLGDTPRSEETLPKATPDSLEPAGPSSPASVTVTVGDEGADTPVGATPLIGDESENLEGDGDLRGGRILLGHATKSFPSSPSKGGSCPSRAKMSMTGAGKSPPSVQSLAMRLLSMPGAQGAAAAGSEPPPATTSPEGQPKVHRARKTMSKPGNGQPPVPEKRPPEIQHFRMSDDVHSLGKVTSDLAKRRKLNSGGGLSEELGSARRSGEVTLTKGDPGSLEEWETVVGDDFSLYYDSYSVDERVDSDSKSEVEALTEQLSEEEEEEEEEEEEEEEEEEEEEEEEDEESGNQSDRSGSSGRRKAKKKWRKDSPWVKPSRKRRKREPPRAKEPRGVSNDTSSLETERGFEELPLCSCRMEAPKIDRISERAGHKCMATESVDGELSGCNAAILKRETMRPSSRVALMVLCETHRARMVKHHCCPGCGYFCTAGTFLECHPDFRVAHRFHKACVSQLNGMVFCPHCGEDASEAQEVTIPRGDGVTPPAGTAAPAPPPLSQDVPGRADTSQPSARMRGHGEPRRPPCDPLADTIDSSGPSLTLPNGGCLSAVGLPLGPGREALEKALVIQESERRKKLRFHPRQLYLSVKQGELQKVILMLLDNLDPNFQSDQQSKRTPLHAAAQKGSVEICHVLLQAGANINAVDKQQRTPLMEAVVNNHLEVARYMVQRGGCVYSKEEDGSTCLHHAAKIGNLEMVSLLLSTGQVDVNAQDSGGWTPIIWAAEHKHIEVIRMLLTRGADVTLTDNEENICLHWASFTGSAAIAEVLLNARCDLHAVNYHGDTPLHIAARESYHDCVLLFLSRGANPELRNKEGDTAWDLTPERSDVWFALQLNRKLRLGVGNRAIRTEKIICRDVARGYENVPIPCVNGVDGEPCPEDYKYISENCETSTMNIDRNITHLQHCTCVDDCSSSNCLCGQLSIRCWYDKDGRLLQEFNKIEPPLIFECNQACSCWRNCKNRVVQSGIKVRLQLYRTAKMGWGVRALQTIPQGTFICEYVGELISDAEADVREDDSYLFDLDNKDGEVYCIDARYYGNISRFINHLCDPNIIPVRVFMLHQDLRFPRIAFFSSRDIRTGEELGFDYGDRFWDIKSKYFTCQCGSEKCKHSAEAIALEQSRLARLDPHPELLPELGSLPPVNT
- the EHMT2 gene encoding histone-lysine N-methyltransferase EHMT2 isoform j (isoform j is encoded by transcript variant 10; The RefSeq protein aligns at 75% coverage compared to this genomic sequence); this encodes MAAAAGAAAAAAAEGEAPAEMGALLLEKETRGATERVHGSLGDTPRSEETLPKATPDSLEPAGPSSPASVTVTVGDEGADTPVGATPLIGDESENLEGDGDLRGGRILLGHATKSFPSSPSKGGSCPSRAKMSMTGAGKSPPSVQSLAMRLLSMPGAQGAAAAGSEPPPATTSPEGQPKVHRARKTMSKPGNGQPPVPEKRPPEIQHFRMSDDVHSLGKVTSDLAKRRKLNSGGGLSEELGSARRSGEVTLTKGDPGSLEEWETVVGDDFSLYYDSYSVDERVDSDSKSEVEALTEQLSEEEEEEEEEEEEEEEEEEEEEEEEDEESGNQSDRSGSSGRRKAKKKWRKDSPWVKPSRKRRKREPPRAKEPRGVNGVGSSGPSEYMEVPLGSLELPSEGTLSPNHAGVSNDTSSLETERGFEELPLCSCRMEAPKIDRISERAGHKCMATESVDGELSGCNAAILKRETMRPSSRVALMVLCETHRARMVKHHCCPGCGYFCTAGTFLECHPDFRVAHRFHKACVSQLNGMVFCPHCGEDASEAQEVTIPRGDGVTPPAGTAAPAPPPLSQDVPGRADTSQPSARMRGHGEPRRPPCDPLADTIDSSGPSLTLPNGGCLSAVGLPLGPGREALEKALVIQESERRKKLRFHPRQLYLSVKQGELQKVILMLLDNLDPNFQSDQQSKRTPLHAAAQKGSVEICHVLLQAGANINAVDKQQRTPLMEAVVNNHLEVARYMVQRGGCVYSKEEDGSTCLHHAAKIGNLEMVSLLLSTGQVDVNAQEENICLHWASFTGSAAIAEVLLNARCDLHAVNYHGDTPLHIAARESYHDCVLLFLSRGANPELRNKEGDTAWDLTPERSDVWFALQLNRKLRLGVGNRAIRTEKIICRDVARGYENVPIPCVNGVDGEPCPEDYKYISENCETSTMNIDRNITHLQHCTCVDDCSSSNCLCGQLSIRCWYDKDGRLLQEFNKIEPPLIFECNQACSCWRNCKNRVVQSGIKVRLQLYRTAKMGWGVRALQTIPQGTFICEYVGELISDAEADVREDDSYLFDLDNKDGEVYCIDARYYGNISRFINHLCDPNIIPVRVFMLHQDLRFPRIAFFSSRDIRTGEELGFDYGDRFWDIKSKYFTCQCGSEKCKHSAEAIALEQSRLARLDPHPELLPELGSLPPVNT